In Scylla paramamosain isolate STU-SP2022 chromosome 30, ASM3559412v1, whole genome shotgun sequence, the following are encoded in one genomic region:
- the LOC135115967 gene encoding DNA polymerase iota-like isoform X2 yields MAALASGENGRYFACYSSIADEPHFTVPGGAWMLLPADHRRVVIHLDADCFYAQVEMVRDPSLRDKPLGVKQKNLMVTSNYVARSMGVKKSMWIKEALEALPDLILIDGSDLTHYRQCSSEISAVVRTFTVDVERLGLDENFADVTEILEDYIEESDPNKIEGHVYGDKEPDETLPGDPCGCGCRERLIAGALVAKKIRQQIVKATGITCCAGVAHNKLLAKLVSGYYKPDQQTVLFPWLVHQLMNSLNLTRSIPGIGSTMCKTLEELGIHTVKDLQNSSLALLHSKFDDETSKRLRDLSFGIDDAPVRRSGRPQTIGLEDAFRKVNSIDVVQSKYLTLLERLLKLLKEDGRIPSTLRVCVRKFDTKKKFGNRESRQTRILPSLFASGVQNVGENTRATLMNQVMELFHKMVDTSKEFHLTLLSIGFTKFIERASHENSISRFFFKRKRSETEEQDINEEKGEKSGHLKSFSTFSSVNNSKIHSLELYLESCSESDSYSSEGGRNTQGSMNIKDMLSKSHNHSIERKILKTSKGNSSNNLHKQTSVTNIEASVSNCDQNNGDSNCHAASSPIEDSSSADKDGISRVPHGIDEEVFQALPPDIQDEIILDYKSKPPDPKPVPKNTTGSPKIPFKVKTTSATLDKYFKRDSVRGPREARETVPKKISSTETNAEAVISHHSSNEAAPPERKEDGGEDKSAASGSSSSGLPPSTLQPPDGVDSSVFSALPWEIQKEIVEEQRRSLSSSSASRVSNSPSYSGRRTEASSSIMKYIKKV; encoded by the exons ATGGCGGCCCTCGCCagtggagagaacggccgctattttgcctgttattcttccatc GCGGACGAGCCACACTTCACGGTGCCGGGGGGCGCGTGGATGCTGCTCCCTGCTGATCACCGCAGGGTCGTCATTCACCTGGACGCGGACTGCTTCTACGCCCAGGTGGAAATGGTGCGTGACCCCAGCCTGCGAGACAAGCCTCTTGGTGTGAAGCAGAAGAACCTGATGGTGACCTCCAACTATGTGGCAAGGTCTATGGGAGTAAAGAAGAGCATGTGGATCAAAGAAGCTCTGGAGGCCCTACCTGATCTGATTCTAATTGATGGCTCAGACCTGACCCACTACAGGCAGTGTTCCTCCGAGATCTCTGCAGTTGTTCGGACATTCACGGTGGATGTGGAGAGACTTGGCCTGGATGAGAACTTTGCCGATGTTACTGAAATTCTGGAAGACTACATAGAGGAATCTGATCCAAATAAGATTGAAGGACATGTGTATGGTGACAAAGAGCCAGATGAGACTCTTccaggtgatccctgtgggtGTGGGTGCCGGGAAAGATTAATTGCTGGTGCTCTGGTGGCCAAAAAGATTCGGCAGCAGATTGTGAAGGCCACAGGAATAACTTGTTGTGCTGGTGTTGCTCATAACAAATTACTGGCAAAGCTTGTGTCTGGTTACTACAAGCCAGATCAGCAGACTGTCTTGTTTCCATGGTTAGTTCATCAACTCATGAATTCACTAAATTTAACAAGAAGCATTCCAGGTATAGGGAGCACAATGTGTAAAACCTTGGAAGAGTTAGGAATACACACTGTGAAAGACTTACAAAACTCATCATTAGCTTTGTTACATTCAAAATTTGATGATGAAACCAGTAAAAGGCTTAGAGATCTCAGTTTTGGCATTGATGATGCCCCTGTGAGAAGGAGTGGTAGACCACAGACCATTGGACTGGAAGATGCCTTTAGGAAAGTGAACTCAATAGATGTGGTACAAAGCAAGTATCTGACACTGCTGGAGCGactgctgaaactcctgaaagAAGACGGACGCATTCCCTCCACCCTTAGAGTGTGTGTCCGTAAGTTTGACACCAAGAAGAAGTTTGGTAACAGGGAGAGTCGACAAACTCGTATACTGCCATCTTTATTTGCATCGGGTGTCCAGAACGTTGGGGAAAATACAAGAGCCACATTAATGAACCAGGTGATGGAACTTTTCCACAAGATGGTGGACACAAGCAAGGAGTTCCACCTCACGCTGCTAAGCATTGGCTTCACTAAGTTCATTGAGCGAGCTTCACATGAAAACTCTATCTCCAGATTCTTCTTTAAACGTAAAAGAAGTGAGACTGAAGAGCaagacataaatgaagaaaagggtgAAAAATCAGGCCATTTAAAATCATTCTCAACATTTTCCAGTGTTAATAACTCAAAAATCCACAGCCTAGAGCTCTATTTAGAATCTTGTTCTGAATCTGATAGCTATAGTAGTGAAGGTGGCAGAAACACTCAAGGAAGCATGAACATTAAAGATATGCTTTCAAAATCCCATAATCATTCCATTGAAAGAAAGATTTTAAAAACATCAAAGGGAAATTCCAGTAACAATTTGCATAAACAAACATCTGTAACAAATATTGAAGCTTCTGTGTCAAATTGTGACCAGAATAATGGAGATAGTAATTGTCATGCTGCATCATCACCTATTGAGGACTCGTCATCAGCAGACAAGGATGGCATTTCAAGGGTACCACATGGCATTGATGAGGAAGTCTTTCAAGCACTTCCTCCAGATATACAAGATgaaattattcttgattacaAAAGCAAGCCACCAGATCCCAAACCAGTACCCAAAAATACAACAGGCTCTCCAAAAATCCCTTTTAAAGTAAAAACGACAAGTGCTACCTTAGATAAATACTTCAAACGTGACTCTGTGAGGGGACCTCGAGAAGCCAGAGAGACAGTTCCCAAGAAGATCTCCAGTACAGAAACCAATGCAGAGGCTGTCATAAGCCATCACAGCAGTAatgaagcagcaccaccagagagaaaggaagatggaggtgaAGACAAGAGTGCAGCATCCGGCAGCTCATCCAGTGGCTTGCCCCCTTCCACCTTGCAGCCACCAGATGGAGTAGACTCAAGTGTGTTCAGTGCCCTGCCTTGGGAGATTCAGAAGGAGATTGTGGAGGAACAAAGACGCTCGTTGTCATCAAGCAGTGCCTCACGTGTGTCAAACTCCCCGTCTTACAGTGGAAGGAGAACAGAGGCATCATCATCCATCATGAAATACATCAAGAAGGTGTAA
- the LOC135115967 gene encoding DNA polymerase iota-like isoform X3 produces the protein MLAQDEEEADEPHFTVPGGAWMLLPADHRRVVIHLDADCFYAQVEMVRDPSLRDKPLGVKQKNLMVTSNYVARSMGVKKSMWIKEALEALPDLILIDGSDLTHYRQCSSEISAVVRTFTVDVERLGLDENFADVTEILEDYIEESDPNKIEGHVYGDKEPDETLPGDPCGCGCRERLIAGALVAKKIRQQIVKATGITCCAGVAHNKLLAKLVSGYYKPDQQTVLFPWLVHQLMNSLNLTRSIPGIGSTMCKTLEELGIHTVKDLQNSSLALLHSKFDDETSKRLRDLSFGIDDAPVRRSGRPQTIGLEDAFRKVNSIDVVQSKYLTLLERLLKLLKEDGRIPSTLRVCVRKFDTKKKFGNRESRQTRILPSLFASGVQNVGENTRATLMNQVMELFHKMVDTSKEFHLTLLSIGFTKFIERASHENSISRFFFKRKRSETEEQDINEEKGEKSGHLKSFSTFSSVNNSKIHSLELYLESCSESDSYSSEGGRNTQGSMNIKDMLSKSHNHSIERKILKTSKGNSSNNLHKQTSVTNIEASVSNCDQNNGDSNCHAASSPIEDSSSADKDGISRVPHGIDEEVFQALPPDIQDEIILDYKSKPPDPKPVPKNTTGSPKIPFKVKTTSATLDKYFKRDSVRGPREARETVPKKISSTETNAEAVISHHSSNEAAPPERKEDGGEDKSAASGSSSSGLPPSTLQPPDGVDSSVFSALPWEIQKEIVEEQRRSLSSSSASRVSNSPSYSGRRTEASSSIMKYIKKV, from the exons ATGCTGGCtcaggacgaggaagag GCGGACGAGCCACACTTCACGGTGCCGGGGGGCGCGTGGATGCTGCTCCCTGCTGATCACCGCAGGGTCGTCATTCACCTGGACGCGGACTGCTTCTACGCCCAGGTGGAAATGGTGCGTGACCCCAGCCTGCGAGACAAGCCTCTTGGTGTGAAGCAGAAGAACCTGATGGTGACCTCCAACTATGTGGCAAGGTCTATGGGAGTAAAGAAGAGCATGTGGATCAAAGAAGCTCTGGAGGCCCTACCTGATCTGATTCTAATTGATGGCTCAGACCTGACCCACTACAGGCAGTGTTCCTCCGAGATCTCTGCAGTTGTTCGGACATTCACGGTGGATGTGGAGAGACTTGGCCTGGATGAGAACTTTGCCGATGTTACTGAAATTCTGGAAGACTACATAGAGGAATCTGATCCAAATAAGATTGAAGGACATGTGTATGGTGACAAAGAGCCAGATGAGACTCTTccaggtgatccctgtgggtGTGGGTGCCGGGAAAGATTAATTGCTGGTGCTCTGGTGGCCAAAAAGATTCGGCAGCAGATTGTGAAGGCCACAGGAATAACTTGTTGTGCTGGTGTTGCTCATAACAAATTACTGGCAAAGCTTGTGTCTGGTTACTACAAGCCAGATCAGCAGACTGTCTTGTTTCCATGGTTAGTTCATCAACTCATGAATTCACTAAATTTAACAAGAAGCATTCCAGGTATAGGGAGCACAATGTGTAAAACCTTGGAAGAGTTAGGAATACACACTGTGAAAGACTTACAAAACTCATCATTAGCTTTGTTACATTCAAAATTTGATGATGAAACCAGTAAAAGGCTTAGAGATCTCAGTTTTGGCATTGATGATGCCCCTGTGAGAAGGAGTGGTAGACCACAGACCATTGGACTGGAAGATGCCTTTAGGAAAGTGAACTCAATAGATGTGGTACAAAGCAAGTATCTGACACTGCTGGAGCGactgctgaaactcctgaaagAAGACGGACGCATTCCCTCCACCCTTAGAGTGTGTGTCCGTAAGTTTGACACCAAGAAGAAGTTTGGTAACAGGGAGAGTCGACAAACTCGTATACTGCCATCTTTATTTGCATCGGGTGTCCAGAACGTTGGGGAAAATACAAGAGCCACATTAATGAACCAGGTGATGGAACTTTTCCACAAGATGGTGGACACAAGCAAGGAGTTCCACCTCACGCTGCTAAGCATTGGCTTCACTAAGTTCATTGAGCGAGCTTCACATGAAAACTCTATCTCCAGATTCTTCTTTAAACGTAAAAGAAGTGAGACTGAAGAGCaagacataaatgaagaaaagggtgAAAAATCAGGCCATTTAAAATCATTCTCAACATTTTCCAGTGTTAATAACTCAAAAATCCACAGCCTAGAGCTCTATTTAGAATCTTGTTCTGAATCTGATAGCTATAGTAGTGAAGGTGGCAGAAACACTCAAGGAAGCATGAACATTAAAGATATGCTTTCAAAATCCCATAATCATTCCATTGAAAGAAAGATTTTAAAAACATCAAAGGGAAATTCCAGTAACAATTTGCATAAACAAACATCTGTAACAAATATTGAAGCTTCTGTGTCAAATTGTGACCAGAATAATGGAGATAGTAATTGTCATGCTGCATCATCACCTATTGAGGACTCGTCATCAGCAGACAAGGATGGCATTTCAAGGGTACCACATGGCATTGATGAGGAAGTCTTTCAAGCACTTCCTCCAGATATACAAGATgaaattattcttgattacaAAAGCAAGCCACCAGATCCCAAACCAGTACCCAAAAATACAACAGGCTCTCCAAAAATCCCTTTTAAAGTAAAAACGACAAGTGCTACCTTAGATAAATACTTCAAACGTGACTCTGTGAGGGGACCTCGAGAAGCCAGAGAGACAGTTCCCAAGAAGATCTCCAGTACAGAAACCAATGCAGAGGCTGTCATAAGCCATCACAGCAGTAatgaagcagcaccaccagagagaaaggaagatggaggtgaAGACAAGAGTGCAGCATCCGGCAGCTCATCCAGTGGCTTGCCCCCTTCCACCTTGCAGCCACCAGATGGAGTAGACTCAAGTGTGTTCAGTGCCCTGCCTTGGGAGATTCAGAAGGAGATTGTGGAGGAACAAAGACGCTCGTTGTCATCAAGCAGTGCCTCACGTGTGTCAAACTCCCCGTCTTACAGTGGAAGGAGAACAGAGGCATCATCATCCATCATGAAATACATCAAGAAGGTGTAA
- the LOC135115967 gene encoding DNA polymerase iota-like isoform X1 — MSPKHQGLKRRHPNKTSKVHQDDSGDESDDLVNESGSEGDGQQDDQESEDQKDKNFQADEPHFTVPGGAWMLLPADHRRVVIHLDADCFYAQVEMVRDPSLRDKPLGVKQKNLMVTSNYVARSMGVKKSMWIKEALEALPDLILIDGSDLTHYRQCSSEISAVVRTFTVDVERLGLDENFADVTEILEDYIEESDPNKIEGHVYGDKEPDETLPGDPCGCGCRERLIAGALVAKKIRQQIVKATGITCCAGVAHNKLLAKLVSGYYKPDQQTVLFPWLVHQLMNSLNLTRSIPGIGSTMCKTLEELGIHTVKDLQNSSLALLHSKFDDETSKRLRDLSFGIDDAPVRRSGRPQTIGLEDAFRKVNSIDVVQSKYLTLLERLLKLLKEDGRIPSTLRVCVRKFDTKKKFGNRESRQTRILPSLFASGVQNVGENTRATLMNQVMELFHKMVDTSKEFHLTLLSIGFTKFIERASHENSISRFFFKRKRSETEEQDINEEKGEKSGHLKSFSTFSSVNNSKIHSLELYLESCSESDSYSSEGGRNTQGSMNIKDMLSKSHNHSIERKILKTSKGNSSNNLHKQTSVTNIEASVSNCDQNNGDSNCHAASSPIEDSSSADKDGISRVPHGIDEEVFQALPPDIQDEIILDYKSKPPDPKPVPKNTTGSPKIPFKVKTTSATLDKYFKRDSVRGPREARETVPKKISSTETNAEAVISHHSSNEAAPPERKEDGGEDKSAASGSSSSGLPPSTLQPPDGVDSSVFSALPWEIQKEIVEEQRRSLSSSSASRVSNSPSYSGRRTEASSSIMKYIKKV; from the exons ATGAGTCCCAAACATCAAGGCCTGAAACGCCGTCATCCTAACAAGACTAGTAAAGTGCACCaggatgacagtggtgatgaaagtgatgaCCTGGTAAACGAGAGTGGCAGCGAAGGTGATGGCCAGCAAGATGACCAAGAGAGTGAAGACCAGAAGGATAAAAATTTTCAG GCGGACGAGCCACACTTCACGGTGCCGGGGGGCGCGTGGATGCTGCTCCCTGCTGATCACCGCAGGGTCGTCATTCACCTGGACGCGGACTGCTTCTACGCCCAGGTGGAAATGGTGCGTGACCCCAGCCTGCGAGACAAGCCTCTTGGTGTGAAGCAGAAGAACCTGATGGTGACCTCCAACTATGTGGCAAGGTCTATGGGAGTAAAGAAGAGCATGTGGATCAAAGAAGCTCTGGAGGCCCTACCTGATCTGATTCTAATTGATGGCTCAGACCTGACCCACTACAGGCAGTGTTCCTCCGAGATCTCTGCAGTTGTTCGGACATTCACGGTGGATGTGGAGAGACTTGGCCTGGATGAGAACTTTGCCGATGTTACTGAAATTCTGGAAGACTACATAGAGGAATCTGATCCAAATAAGATTGAAGGACATGTGTATGGTGACAAAGAGCCAGATGAGACTCTTccaggtgatccctgtgggtGTGGGTGCCGGGAAAGATTAATTGCTGGTGCTCTGGTGGCCAAAAAGATTCGGCAGCAGATTGTGAAGGCCACAGGAATAACTTGTTGTGCTGGTGTTGCTCATAACAAATTACTGGCAAAGCTTGTGTCTGGTTACTACAAGCCAGATCAGCAGACTGTCTTGTTTCCATGGTTAGTTCATCAACTCATGAATTCACTAAATTTAACAAGAAGCATTCCAGGTATAGGGAGCACAATGTGTAAAACCTTGGAAGAGTTAGGAATACACACTGTGAAAGACTTACAAAACTCATCATTAGCTTTGTTACATTCAAAATTTGATGATGAAACCAGTAAAAGGCTTAGAGATCTCAGTTTTGGCATTGATGATGCCCCTGTGAGAAGGAGTGGTAGACCACAGACCATTGGACTGGAAGATGCCTTTAGGAAAGTGAACTCAATAGATGTGGTACAAAGCAAGTATCTGACACTGCTGGAGCGactgctgaaactcctgaaagAAGACGGACGCATTCCCTCCACCCTTAGAGTGTGTGTCCGTAAGTTTGACACCAAGAAGAAGTTTGGTAACAGGGAGAGTCGACAAACTCGTATACTGCCATCTTTATTTGCATCGGGTGTCCAGAACGTTGGGGAAAATACAAGAGCCACATTAATGAACCAGGTGATGGAACTTTTCCACAAGATGGTGGACACAAGCAAGGAGTTCCACCTCACGCTGCTAAGCATTGGCTTCACTAAGTTCATTGAGCGAGCTTCACATGAAAACTCTATCTCCAGATTCTTCTTTAAACGTAAAAGAAGTGAGACTGAAGAGCaagacataaatgaagaaaagggtgAAAAATCAGGCCATTTAAAATCATTCTCAACATTTTCCAGTGTTAATAACTCAAAAATCCACAGCCTAGAGCTCTATTTAGAATCTTGTTCTGAATCTGATAGCTATAGTAGTGAAGGTGGCAGAAACACTCAAGGAAGCATGAACATTAAAGATATGCTTTCAAAATCCCATAATCATTCCATTGAAAGAAAGATTTTAAAAACATCAAAGGGAAATTCCAGTAACAATTTGCATAAACAAACATCTGTAACAAATATTGAAGCTTCTGTGTCAAATTGTGACCAGAATAATGGAGATAGTAATTGTCATGCTGCATCATCACCTATTGAGGACTCGTCATCAGCAGACAAGGATGGCATTTCAAGGGTACCACATGGCATTGATGAGGAAGTCTTTCAAGCACTTCCTCCAGATATACAAGATgaaattattcttgattacaAAAGCAAGCCACCAGATCCCAAACCAGTACCCAAAAATACAACAGGCTCTCCAAAAATCCCTTTTAAAGTAAAAACGACAAGTGCTACCTTAGATAAATACTTCAAACGTGACTCTGTGAGGGGACCTCGAGAAGCCAGAGAGACAGTTCCCAAGAAGATCTCCAGTACAGAAACCAATGCAGAGGCTGTCATAAGCCATCACAGCAGTAatgaagcagcaccaccagagagaaaggaagatggaggtgaAGACAAGAGTGCAGCATCCGGCAGCTCATCCAGTGGCTTGCCCCCTTCCACCTTGCAGCCACCAGATGGAGTAGACTCAAGTGTGTTCAGTGCCCTGCCTTGGGAGATTCAGAAGGAGATTGTGGAGGAACAAAGACGCTCGTTGTCATCAAGCAGTGCCTCACGTGTGTCAAACTCCCCGTCTTACAGTGGAAGGAGAACAGAGGCATCATCATCCATCATGAAATACATCAAGAAGGTGTAA
- the LOC135115967 gene encoding DNA polymerase iota-like isoform X4, with protein MLLPADHRRVVIHLDADCFYAQVEMVRDPSLRDKPLGVKQKNLMVTSNYVARSMGVKKSMWIKEALEALPDLILIDGSDLTHYRQCSSEISAVVRTFTVDVERLGLDENFADVTEILEDYIEESDPNKIEGHVYGDKEPDETLPGDPCGCGCRERLIAGALVAKKIRQQIVKATGITCCAGVAHNKLLAKLVSGYYKPDQQTVLFPWLVHQLMNSLNLTRSIPGIGSTMCKTLEELGIHTVKDLQNSSLALLHSKFDDETSKRLRDLSFGIDDAPVRRSGRPQTIGLEDAFRKVNSIDVVQSKYLTLLERLLKLLKEDGRIPSTLRVCVRKFDTKKKFGNRESRQTRILPSLFASGVQNVGENTRATLMNQVMELFHKMVDTSKEFHLTLLSIGFTKFIERASHENSISRFFFKRKRSETEEQDINEEKGEKSGHLKSFSTFSSVNNSKIHSLELYLESCSESDSYSSEGGRNTQGSMNIKDMLSKSHNHSIERKILKTSKGNSSNNLHKQTSVTNIEASVSNCDQNNGDSNCHAASSPIEDSSSADKDGISRVPHGIDEEVFQALPPDIQDEIILDYKSKPPDPKPVPKNTTGSPKIPFKVKTTSATLDKYFKRDSVRGPREARETVPKKISSTETNAEAVISHHSSNEAAPPERKEDGGEDKSAASGSSSSGLPPSTLQPPDGVDSSVFSALPWEIQKEIVEEQRRSLSSSSASRVSNSPSYSGRRTEASSSIMKYIKKV; from the coding sequence ATGCTGCTCCCTGCTGATCACCGCAGGGTCGTCATTCACCTGGACGCGGACTGCTTCTACGCCCAGGTGGAAATGGTGCGTGACCCCAGCCTGCGAGACAAGCCTCTTGGTGTGAAGCAGAAGAACCTGATGGTGACCTCCAACTATGTGGCAAGGTCTATGGGAGTAAAGAAGAGCATGTGGATCAAAGAAGCTCTGGAGGCCCTACCTGATCTGATTCTAATTGATGGCTCAGACCTGACCCACTACAGGCAGTGTTCCTCCGAGATCTCTGCAGTTGTTCGGACATTCACGGTGGATGTGGAGAGACTTGGCCTGGATGAGAACTTTGCCGATGTTACTGAAATTCTGGAAGACTACATAGAGGAATCTGATCCAAATAAGATTGAAGGACATGTGTATGGTGACAAAGAGCCAGATGAGACTCTTccaggtgatccctgtgggtGTGGGTGCCGGGAAAGATTAATTGCTGGTGCTCTGGTGGCCAAAAAGATTCGGCAGCAGATTGTGAAGGCCACAGGAATAACTTGTTGTGCTGGTGTTGCTCATAACAAATTACTGGCAAAGCTTGTGTCTGGTTACTACAAGCCAGATCAGCAGACTGTCTTGTTTCCATGGTTAGTTCATCAACTCATGAATTCACTAAATTTAACAAGAAGCATTCCAGGTATAGGGAGCACAATGTGTAAAACCTTGGAAGAGTTAGGAATACACACTGTGAAAGACTTACAAAACTCATCATTAGCTTTGTTACATTCAAAATTTGATGATGAAACCAGTAAAAGGCTTAGAGATCTCAGTTTTGGCATTGATGATGCCCCTGTGAGAAGGAGTGGTAGACCACAGACCATTGGACTGGAAGATGCCTTTAGGAAAGTGAACTCAATAGATGTGGTACAAAGCAAGTATCTGACACTGCTGGAGCGactgctgaaactcctgaaagAAGACGGACGCATTCCCTCCACCCTTAGAGTGTGTGTCCGTAAGTTTGACACCAAGAAGAAGTTTGGTAACAGGGAGAGTCGACAAACTCGTATACTGCCATCTTTATTTGCATCGGGTGTCCAGAACGTTGGGGAAAATACAAGAGCCACATTAATGAACCAGGTGATGGAACTTTTCCACAAGATGGTGGACACAAGCAAGGAGTTCCACCTCACGCTGCTAAGCATTGGCTTCACTAAGTTCATTGAGCGAGCTTCACATGAAAACTCTATCTCCAGATTCTTCTTTAAACGTAAAAGAAGTGAGACTGAAGAGCaagacataaatgaagaaaagggtgAAAAATCAGGCCATTTAAAATCATTCTCAACATTTTCCAGTGTTAATAACTCAAAAATCCACAGCCTAGAGCTCTATTTAGAATCTTGTTCTGAATCTGATAGCTATAGTAGTGAAGGTGGCAGAAACACTCAAGGAAGCATGAACATTAAAGATATGCTTTCAAAATCCCATAATCATTCCATTGAAAGAAAGATTTTAAAAACATCAAAGGGAAATTCCAGTAACAATTTGCATAAACAAACATCTGTAACAAATATTGAAGCTTCTGTGTCAAATTGTGACCAGAATAATGGAGATAGTAATTGTCATGCTGCATCATCACCTATTGAGGACTCGTCATCAGCAGACAAGGATGGCATTTCAAGGGTACCACATGGCATTGATGAGGAAGTCTTTCAAGCACTTCCTCCAGATATACAAGATgaaattattcttgattacaAAAGCAAGCCACCAGATCCCAAACCAGTACCCAAAAATACAACAGGCTCTCCAAAAATCCCTTTTAAAGTAAAAACGACAAGTGCTACCTTAGATAAATACTTCAAACGTGACTCTGTGAGGGGACCTCGAGAAGCCAGAGAGACAGTTCCCAAGAAGATCTCCAGTACAGAAACCAATGCAGAGGCTGTCATAAGCCATCACAGCAGTAatgaagcagcaccaccagagagaaaggaagatggaggtgaAGACAAGAGTGCAGCATCCGGCAGCTCATCCAGTGGCTTGCCCCCTTCCACCTTGCAGCCACCAGATGGAGTAGACTCAAGTGTGTTCAGTGCCCTGCCTTGGGAGATTCAGAAGGAGATTGTGGAGGAACAAAGACGCTCGTTGTCATCAAGCAGTGCCTCACGTGTGTCAAACTCCCCGTCTTACAGTGGAAGGAGAACAGAGGCATCATCATCCATCATGAAATACATCAAGAAGGTGTAA
- the LOC135115972 gene encoding uncharacterized protein LOC135115972, with amino-acid sequence MATRRVTVAAVVALAVVAAAGMAMAMEEASPRQDEGNLTTIVEESLDELVDAIEEGLGLDDGDLSTLADSPTSSFGNVVYSTVGFVLGGLMLFVSIFDTTRKPVIMFFENIFGGRQTRRRREVSAGLDAQVAAAFHAFTSAVDKMDVILRMASDRK; translated from the exons ATGGCGACTAG ACGGGTGactgtggcggcggtggtggccctggcggtggtggcagccGCGGGGATGGCCATGGCTATGGAAGAGGCTAGTCCCCGACAGGATGAAGGGAACTTAACTACCATAGTGGAGGAAAGCCTAGATGAATTAGTGGACGCCATAGAGGAAGGGCTGGGTTTGGATGACGGGGACCTGTCTACCCTGGCAGACTCGCCCACCTCAAGTTTCGGAAACGTTGTGTACAG CACGGTGGGCTTCGTGCTGGGAGGCCTGATGCTCTTCGTCTCCATCTTCGACACCACGAGGAAGCCTGTTATAATGTTCTTTGAGAACATCTTCGGGGGGCGACAAACGAGGCGCCGCAGGGAGGTGAGCGCAGGTCTGGATGCGCAGGTGGCGGCAGCTTTCCACGCCTTTACCTCCGCCGTGGACAAGATGGATGTCATCTTACGAATGGCGAGTGACCGGAAGTAA
- the LOC135115973 gene encoding uncharacterized protein LOC135115973 encodes MVNMILRAMLAAAAVMVWLGTDLLAAGQVAGEDTSSPETSAWTPGRIAQVTLAVIESALLTFVLLFPGVMDPVVQFINGNIGSSGSRRRREVQSVVMEQAASLHGLLLDAIDQFEEMDYTLTSLKD; translated from the exons ATGGTGAACATGAT TTTACGAGCAATgctggcagcggcggcggtaaTGGTCTGGCTGGGCACAGACCTCCTGGCGGCGGGGCAGGTGGCGGGAGAGGACACCTCATCGCCCGAAACTTCCGCATGGACTCCTGGACGTATCGCACAG GTGACGTTGGCCGTGATCGAGTCGGCGCTGCTCACCTTCGTGCTGCTCTTCCCCGGCGTCATGGACCCTGTCGTGCAGTTCATCAATGGCAAC ATCGGCAGCAGTGGGTCTCGGCGGCGGCGGGAGGTGCAATCCGTGGTGATGGAGCAGGCAGCGTCCCTTCACGGCCTCTTACTGGATGCCATAGACCAGTTCGAGGAGATGGACTACACTCTCACTTCGCTAAAGGACTAA